Proteins encoded together in one Oncorhynchus masou masou isolate Uvic2021 chromosome 3, UVic_Omas_1.1, whole genome shotgun sequence window:
- the LOC135514852 gene encoding integrin beta-1-like, whose translation MDLKLLSIATLLGILCFCSAQQEGSDCIKANAQSCGECIQVAERCGWCTDADFLKQGESKSARCDELKSLITKGCSKAKIENPRGSISIDKDKPVTNRKKDVAEKLKPDQITQIQPQKLSLNLRSGEAQTFKLKFKRAEDYPIDLYYLMDLSFSMKDDLENVKNLGTDLMREMQEITSDFRIGFGSFVEKTVMPYISTTPARLLNPCTSNENCTSPFSYKNVLKLTENGQQFNSLVSKQQISGNLDSPEGGFDAIMQVAVCGDAIGWRNVTRLLVFSTDAGFHFAGDGKLGGIVLPNDGKCHLENNMYTMSHYYDYPSIAHLVQKLSDNNIQTIFAVTEEFQPVYKELKNLIPKSAVGTLSSNSSNVIKLIIDSYNSLSSEVILENNKVPEGVSIKYKSICKNGVVGTGENGRKCSNISIGDEVSFDITIESQKCPSQGKSETIRIKPLGFNEDVEIVLNFICECECSKGGEPLSKICHNGNGTFECGACRCNEGRIGRLCECSTDEVRTDDLDGNCRKDNGTDICSNNGDCVCGTCECKKRENPEERYSGKFCDCDNFNCDRSNNKLCGGHGRCECRVCICDANYTGSACDCSLDTSTCLAANKQICNGRGTCECGVCKCTNPKFQGPTCEICPTCPGVCAEHKECVQCRAFETGEKKDTCQRDCSYFNLIRVKDRDKLPQPADQSYPLSHCKERDANDCWFYYTYAVRNDTMREVYVVETLECPAGPDIIPIVAGVVAGIVLIGLALLLIWKLLMIIHDRREFAKFEKEKMNAKWDTGENPIYKSAVTTVVNPKYEGK comes from the exons ATGGATCTGAAGCTACTTTCTATAGCAACATTATTAGGAATCCTATGTTTCTGCAGTGCACAGCAAG AGGGCAGTGATTGCATCAAGGCAAATGCACAATCATGTGGCGAATGCATCCAGGTGGCAGAGAGATGTGGATGGTGTACAGACGCT GACTTCCTGAAGCAGGGAGAGTCTAAGTCAGCTCGCTGTGATGAGCTGAAGTCCCTGATCACGAAGGGCTGCAGTAAGGCCAAGATCGAGAACCCCCGGGGCAGTATCTCCATCGACAAGGACAAGCCCGTCACCAACCGCAAGAAGGACGTGGCTGAGAAGCTGAAGCCTGACCAGATCACTCAGATCCAGCCCCAGAAACTCAGCCTCAACCTCCGATCTG GTGAGGCCCAGACGTTTAAGCTGAAGTTCAAGCGGGCAGAGGACTACCCCATCGACCTCTACTACTTGAtggacctctctttctccatgaaAGATGATTTGGAGAATGTCAAgaacctggggactgacctgatgCGTGAGATGCAGGAGATCACGTCAGACTTCAGGATTG GTTTCGGCTCATTTGTGGAGAAGACTGTGATGCCCTACATCAGCACCACCCCAGCCAGGCTGTTGAACCCCTGCACGAGCAATGAGAACTGCACCAGCCCTTTCAGCTATAAGAACGTGCTCAAGTTGACCGAGAATGGGCAGCAGTTCAACAGCCTGGTCAGCAAGCAGCAGATCTCTGGAAACCTGGACTCCCCTGAGGGAGGCTTTGATGCCATCATGCAGGTGGCGGTCTGTGGG GATGCCATTGGCTGGAGGAACGTCACTCGTCTGCTGGTGTTCTCCACTGATGCTGGGTTCCACTTTGCTGGAGACGGCAAACTGGGCGGCATCGTTCTGCCCAACGATGGAAAGTGTCATCTGGAAAACAACATGTACACCATGAGCCATTACTAC GACTATCCCTCCATTGCCCATTTGGTCCAGAAACTGAGCGACAACAACATTCAGACAATTTTTGCAGTTACTGAGGAATTCCAGCCGGTTTACAAGGAACTGAAGAATCTCATCCCCAAGTCAGCAGTAGGAACCCTGTCCTCCAACTCTAGCAACGTCATCAAGCTCATTATCGATTCTTACAAT TCTCTTTCATCTGAAGTCATTCTGGAGAACAACAAGGTGCCTGAAGGTGTGTCCATAAAATACAAGTCCATCTGCAAGAATGGCGTGGTTGGTACGGGAGAGAATGGAAGAAAATGCTCTAACATCTCCATTGGAGATGAG GTGTCCTTTGACATTACCATCGAGTCCCAGAAGTGTCCATCTCAAGGCAAGTCGGAGACCATTAGGATCAAGCCGCTGGGTTTCAATGAGGATGTGGAGATCGTCCTCAACTTCATCTGCGAATGTGAATGTTCCAAAGGCGGAGAACCTCTCAGCAAGATCTGCCACAATGGCAACGGGACCTTTGAGTGTGGAGCCTGCAG GTGCAACGAAGGACGTATCGGCAGGCTGTGTGAGTGCAGCACAGACGAGGTGAGGACAGACGACCTGGACGGTAACTGTCGGAAGGACAACGGTACAGACATCTGCAGCAACAatggagactgtgtgtgtggaaCTTGTGAGTGTAAGAAGAGGGAGAATCCCGAGGAACGGTACAGCGGGAAATTTTGCGACTGTGACAACTTCAACTGTGACCGCTCCAACAACAAACTCTGTGGAG GACATGGGCGTTGTGAGTGCAGGGTGTGTATCTGCGATGCCAACTACACAGGCAGCGCCTGCGACTGTTCCCTGGACACCTCCACCTGCCTGGCAGCCAACAAGCAGATATGTAATGGCCGGGGCACCTGCGAGTGTGGCGTCTGCAAATGCACCAACCCCAAGTTCCAGGGCCCCACCTGTGAGATCTGCCCCACCTGCCCCGGAGTCTGCGCCGAGCACAA ggaGTGTGTTCAGTGCCGGGCCTTTGAAACTGGAGAGAAGAAGGACACGTGTCAGAGGGACTGCAGCTATTTCAACCTGATCAGAGTGAAGGATCGGGATAAGCTGCCCCAGCCAGCCGACCAATCCTACCCCCTATCCCACTGTAAGGAGAGGGACGCCAACGACTGCTGGTTCTACTACACCTACGCCGTCAGGAATGACACAATGAGGGAGGTCTACGTGGTCGAGACTCTGG AGTGCCCAGCGGGCCCTGACATCATCCCCATCGTGGCTGGCGTGGTGGCGGGCATTGTGCTCATTGGCCTGGCCCTACTGCTCATCTGGAAGCTGCTCATGATCATCCACGACCGCAGAGAGTTTGCCAAGTTCGAGAAGGAGAAGATGAACGCCAAATGGGACACG